The window GCGAGTTGCAGCTTCGGGTCCGTGGCGTAGTCCTGCCAGAGCGCGTCGAGCGCGCGGTCTACCTCCGGCCGCCCGGCCGCGAGCGCGTCGAAGAGGGGCGGGCGCCGCACCAGCGCGGCTTCGAGCGGCCCGGCCGGCGCGGCGCACATCTGCGTCGCCAGCGGCCTCACCAGCGCGAAGCCGGCGAGGTCGTAGTCGACGCCGCTCCCCCGCGCCGCGACGAGTTCCGGCACCGCGCCCGAGCAGGTCGCCCAGCGGGCGTAGCCGCGGTCCATCGCCCAGAGCCGCGCCCGCGTGACGCCGTAGGGCACGGCCGCGGCGGTCGCGGACGCGAGCAGCAGCACCGTCGCGGCCGATGCGGCGCGGTCGAGCCGTCGCCTCGTCGGCGCGGCGGCCGGGGGCGCGCCGAGCAGCACGGCGAGGCCGAGCGCGAAGGGCACGAGCAGCGGAGCCGCGTGGAACGAGGCCGTCGCCCAGTCGAGGCCGAGGTGGTGGCGGCCCTGGGCGAAGGCGGCCAGGCACAGCCCCGAGAAGCCCATCAGCACCAGGGCGCAGCGCAGCCTGTCCGGGCGGAGGGTCCGGCGGCGGCGCCAGAGCAGCACGACAGCGGCCGCGAGCAGCGCCGATCCCGCGAGGAGCAGAGGCAGGCGGCCGCGCAGGCCGAACTGGCCGCCGAGGACCTCGACGGCGTAGACGACCATCCCGCCGAAGGCGTGGTCGGGGCGCGCGGCGGCCGAGGCCGAGGCGTGCGGCCGCCACAGCAGGTGCGCCACGACCAGGACGCCGCCGAGTGCGAGCCCCGCCGCCGCAGTGCGGCGCCCGGGCCGCGCCGGCATCAGGGCCTGATGGAGCGCGGCGGCGAAGAACGCGAAGGCGCCCTGGGCCGAGGCCAGCGACGCGGCGGCGCAGAGCGCGGCGGCCGGCCAGACCGCCCGCGGCCCGAACCGTTCCGTCATGACGGCGTCGGCCACGACCACCGCGTTGACGACGAACCATCCGAGCTCGAAGCTCCAGAGAAGGTGCTCCGTCTGGGTCGGCTGGAAGGCGAGCGCGAAACAGGCCGCGACGGCGGCGCAGCGGATCGCGACGGGGTCCCGCGCGTCCGCCGCGAGGCGCGCCGCCATGGCGGCCGTCAAGGCGACGACGACGACGGAGAGGCCCACGAAGGCCCGCATGTCGAGGCCGAGGGCGCGACGCGCCAGCCACAGCAGGGCGAACTGCGCGCCCACGGGGTGCTCGTTGTTCCACAGGTCGGGCAGGTCCCACGGTCGCAGACGGCCGGCGTCGGCCTCGGCGAACCAGCGCAGCGTGGCGAGGTCGTCGTTGTAGAACCAGTCCACCGCGTGGCGGTGCGCGAAGGTCAGGGCGAACGCGGCGCAGCCGAGGCCGAGCGCGGCGGGCGCGAAGCGCGCCGCACCGAGGGGCGAGCCGGCCAGGGCGTCAGTGCCCCTGGAGGAACGTCGCCCGCGCGCTGGCGCTGTGCTCCTTCAATACCTTGCCGGCGGCCGCGTCGACCTCCTTGAGATGCACGTCGTAGCCCCACAGGTCGGCGAGATGCTGGAGCACTTCGCGCGTCTCGCGCTCGCTCATGAGAACGCCGTTCAGCACGCTGTGCTGCAGCATCAGCCGCCGGTCGCCCGCGAGGTCGACGTCCACCACTTGGATGTCCGGGTCCTGCCAGGCGACGTCGTAGTGGCGCGACAGGGCCCGGCGCAGGCCGCGGTAGCCGCGCTCGTCGTGGATGGCCGCGACCTTGAGGTCCTTCTTCGGGTCGCCCCCGTCCTGCACGTGGAACAGGCGCCAGCGCCGCATGAGGTTGGGGCTCAGGAACTGCGACACGAAGCTCTCGTCGCGGTAGTTGGCCCAGACGTCGGCCAGAACTGCGTAGGGATCGCCGCGCCCCGCGATGTCGGGGAACCACTCGCGGTCCTCGTCCTCGGGCTTGGTGACGATGCGCTCGATGTCCTGCATCATGGCGAAGCCCAGCGCGTAGGGATTGATGCCGCTGAAGCGCTTGTCGTCGTATTCGGGTTGCATCACCACGTTGGTGTGCGAGCCGAGGAACTCCAGGTAGGATCCCTCGCTGATCTGCCCCGTCTCGTAGAGGCGGCCCATGATCTGGTAGTGGCAGTAAGTGGCGCAGCCCTCGTTCATCAGCTTGGTCTGCCCCTGCGGATAGAAGTACTGGGCGATCAGGCGGACGATGCGGATGATCTCGCGCTGCCAGGGGGCGAGGCGCGGCGCGGTCTTCTCCAGGAAATACAGGATGTTCTCCTGCGGGAGCTCCAGCAAGGCCTTGCGCCGCTCGTCCGACAGGTTGGCGCCCTTGGCCTTCTCCTTCTCGGGGACGGTGCGCCACAGGTCGTTGAAGATCTGCTCCTGGTGCTCCCGCCGCTCGCGCTCGCGGCGCTGCTCAGAGGCGAGGTCCGGCTTGCGCTTGCGCGGGTAGCGGTGGACGCCGTGGCTCTGCAGCGCGTGGGCGGCGTCCAGCACCCGCTCGACCGCGATCGCGCCGTAGCGCTCCTCGCAGTCGGCGATGAAGGTCTTGGCGAAGTCGAGGTAGCCGACGATGCCCTCGGCCTGCGTCCACTGCTTGAACAGGTAGTTGTTCTTGAAGAAGTGGTTGTGCCCGAAGGCCGCGTGAGCGATCACCAACGTCTGCATCGTGGCGGAGTTCTCCTCCATGATGTAGCTGATGCAGGGGTCGGAGTTGATGACGATCTCGTAGGCGAGGCCGCGCAACCCCTTGCGGTAGCTGGCCTCGTGGTGGGCGAAGCTCTTGCCGAAGCTCCAGTGCCCGTAGAACAGCGGCATGCCGACGGACGAGTAGGCGTCGAGCATCTGCTCGGTGGTGATGATCTCGATCTGGTTGGGGTAGGTCCTCAGGCCGAGTTCGCCGTGGGCGATCTCGGCGCAGGCGTCGTTGATGCGCTGCAGCGTCTCGTAGGTCCAGTCGGAGCCCTCGAACAGCAGCGGGCCCCCGCTCGTCGCCGTCATGCGGTCGCTCCCTTCGCGGCTGCCCTGCCGGTGCCGCCGGCCGCGGCCTTGTCCTTGCGCTCGAAGAGCTTGCGGAACACGGGGTAGATCTCGGCGCGGTGGCGCACCTTGCACATGGCGAAGTCCGAGCCCGCCTTGGCCACGGCCTCGTAGGTCCGCCACAGCTCGGTCTGCCGCTGCACGAAGCCCATGTGCGGCGTCTCGTTCTCGCGCCCGACCTCGAGGTAGGCGAAATACTGGCACAGCGGCAGCACGCCGTCGCGCAGCGTCGTCGCGGTGCGCTCGGTGTCGCCGGACGAGTTGTCGCCATCGCTGGCCTGCGCGGTGTAGATGTTCCAGTCGCCGGGCGGATAGCGCGCCTCGACGACGCGGATCATCTCGTCGAGCGCCGAGGACACCACCGTGCCGCCCGTCTCGGGCGAGGAGAAGAAGGTCTCCTCGTCGACCTCCTTGGCCTCGTGCGTGTGCCGGATGAAGACGATGTCGACGTTCTTATAGCGGCGCTTCAGGAAGATGTAGAGCAGCGAGAAGAACCGCTTGGCGAGGTCCTTCATGTGCTCGGTCATCGAGGCTGAGGTGTCCATGAGGCAGAACATCACCGCCTGCGCGACGGGCTTCGGCACCGGGTTGAAGCGGCGATAGCGGATGTCGATCGGGTCGACGAAGCTGACCCGCCGCGTCCGGTCCTGGAGGAGCGCCAGCTCGGCCCGCAGCACCTCCAGCCGCTCGGGTTCGAGGCCGGATTCGGCCAGCGCCTCCACCTCGGCTTCCAGCGCCTTCAGGTCCTCGCCCTTCGGCCGGCGCAGCGCGATGCGCCGCGACAGCGAGTTCCGCATGGTGCGGGACAGCGACATGTTGGCGGGCGAGCCGGCCGTGGAGTAGCCGGCGCGGGCGAGCGACTGCGATTCCGTCGTCGCCAGCTTCTTCTTGGCGAGGTCCGGAAGTTCGAGGTCGTCGAAGAACAGGTCGAGGTATTCCTCGCGCGACAGGACGAAGCGGAAGTCGTCCTCGCCCGAGCCGTCCTCCGCGCCCTCGTTGCCGCGGCCGCCGCCGCCCGACGGGTCGCGCGGGATGGTGTCGCCCTCGATGAACTTCTTGTTGCCGGGGAACAGCCCTTCCCGCACCCCGCCTTTCGAGGACCGGCGCAGGCGGGGCTCGCGCACCCCGTCGAGCGGAATGGACACTTCCCCGCCCTGGTCGAGGTCCTTGATCGAGCGGTCCTTGGAGGAGTTGCGCACCGCCTGCCGCACCAGCGACTTGGCGCGCCGCAGGAAGCGCTGCCGGTTGGCGAGGCTCTTGCCGCTCCCGTTGAGGCGGCGGTCGACGATATGCATGGGGCCTCGCTGACGCTCTCTACCCGATCACCCGGCCTTCTTGTGGCGCATGTACCATTCGACGAGACGCCGAACCTGCCGCTCCGTGTAGCCCCGCTCCACCATCCGCTGCACGAATTCGCCGTGCTTCTTCTCGGTCTCGCTGTCGCGCTTTGAGGTGAAGCTGATGACCGGCAGCAGTTCTTCGACCTGGCTGAACATGCGCCGCTCGATCACGTCGCGCAACTTTTCGTAGGAGGTCCAGGACGGGTTCCGACCCGCATTGTGGGCGCGGGCGCGGAGCGAGAACTTCACGACCTCGTTGCGGAAGTCCTTGGGATTGGCGATGCCCGCCGGCTTCTCGATCTTGGTCAGTTCCTGGTTCAGGAGTTCGCGGTTGAGGAGCTGGCCGGTGTCGGGGTCCTTGAAGTCCTGGTCCTCGATCCAGGCGTCGGCGTAGTCCACGTAGCGGTCGAACAGGTTCTGGCCGTAATCGTGGTAGGATTCGAGGTAGGCCTTCTGGATCTCGTGCCCGATGAACTCCGCGTAGCGCGGGGCGAGGTCCGCCTTGATGAACTCGCGGTAGCGCTTCTCGACGTCGTCGGGCAGCTGTTCGCGGCGGATCGACTGCTCCAGCACGTACATGAGGTGCACGGGGTCGGCGACGACCTCGGTGGTGTCGTGGTTGAAGGTGGCGGCCAGCACCTTGAAGGCGAAGCGGGTCGAGATGCCGTCCATGCCCTCGTCTACGCCGGCGGCGTCCCGGTACTCCTGCATGGACCGGGCGCGGGGGTCGACCTCGCGCAGGCTCTCGCCGTCGTAGACGCGCATCTTGCTGTAGGTGTTGGAGTTCTCGTGCTCCCGCAGCCGCGACAGGACCGAGAACCGCGCCAGCATGTCGAGCGTGCCCGGCGCGCAGGGCGCGTCCGCCAGTTCGGAGGAGCGGATCAGCTTGTCGTAGATCGACTTCTCCTCGGAGACGCGCAGGCAGTACGGGACCTTGATCACGTAGATGCGGTCGATGAAGGCCTCGTTGTTCTTGTTCTGGCGGAAGGTCTGCCACTCGGCCTCGTTCGAGTGCGCCATGATGATGCCCGTGAACGGGATCGCGCCGATGTTCTCCGTGCCGACGTAGTTGCCCTCCTGCGTGGCGGTCAGCAGGGGGTGGAGCATCTTGATCGGCGCCTTGAACATCTCGACGAACTCGAGCATGCCCTGGTTGGCGCGGTTGAGGCCGCCCGAATAGCTGTAGGCGTCCGGGTCGGCCTGCGACAGCGACTCCAGCTTGCGGATGTCGACCTTGCCGACGAGGGACGAGATGTCCTGGTTGTTCTCGTCGCCGGGCTCGGTCTTGGCGAGCGCGATCTGGCGCAGGCGGGACGGGTTGATCTTGACGACCTTGAACCGGGTGATGTCGCCGTTGAACTCGTCGAGGCGCTTCAGCGCCCAGGGGCTCATCAGCCCGGTGAGGCGCCGGCGCGGGATGCCGTAGCGGTCCTCGATCTGCTCGCCCATCGTCTCCGGATCGAAGAGGCCCAGCGGGCTCTCGAACACGGGTGACAGGTCGTTGCCGGCCTTGAGCACGTAGACGGGGTGGTGCTCAATCAGCGCCTTCAGGCGCTCGGCGAGCGAGGACTTGCCGCCGCCGACGGGGCCGAGCAGGTACAGGATCTGCTTGCGCTCCTCCAGGCCCTGCGCGGCGTGGCGGAAGAAGGACACGATGCGCTCGATCGTCTCCTCCATGCCGTAGAACTCGGAGAAGGCGGGGTAGAGCCGCACGGTGCGGTTCATGAAGATGCGGCCGAGGCGCGGGTCCTTGGCGGTGTCCACCATCTCGGGCGCGCCGATGGCGGCCAGGATCCGCTCGGGCGCGCTGGCATACATCATGGGGTCGGAGCGGCAGCCCTGCAGGTAGTCGGCGAGCGACATGTCGGCCGCCCGCCGGGCGTCGTAGGACCGCGTGAAGCTCGTGAACAGGTCGTCCATCAAAGGGCCCTCTCATCCGCTCGACGTCCGATCTCGGGACGGCCGTCGACGAGTCTGAATCCTGACTGCAGGCCGTGTGCCAGTTCGGTGACGGGCTACCCGTCGTCGGCGTGACGGCCTTCAGCCAAAGCGTGGCGAGTGTCCGTTCTGTGGCGCTTTCCTCACAGGATCGGAGCTTTCTTCAGCTCCCACCACCATGGAAAGCCAGTCTTCGCGCCCTGGCAAGCGCGGGGCTTGCGGCCAGACGGCACGGTGCAAGCTGAGGCTGCACTCGGGCCGATGAAGCGTTGATGAACGATCACGGTCGGATTCGACCCGCGACCCGCGCCCGAAGGCCGCAAATCCCTGCTGCGTCATGGAGAAGGACGCCGAGACGCCAGACACCGTTCCCGCCGCGGCCCGATGCCGCCGCCGGCGCCGGTGAGCCGGTCGCTCCCCGCATTTCAGGTCCTGGTGTGCCGCCGCTGCAACAGCCGACGCACCGTCCGGGCCCTCCGCAACGCTGCTTAAGCGATGGGCAGCGGGCCTCAGGGTTTCAAGTGCGGCGGAGGCGGACACACGGGTCGGACCAGTCGCCTGCCCATCCGCTCCCGTTTCGATCGAGGTCGGGCACCGCGCCGGGGCATCGGCCGACCCCGAACGGAGCGACGCGCGACATGCGTTCGGTCCGACGGTGACGACCGTCCGGAGATCGGATCGCTCAGCCCGAAGTGCGCGAGGCCGTCAGCGCAGCGCCGTCGCCTTGACCCACCAGTCGGGGCGCGCTTCGGCGACCCGCGCCGCGGCGGCGCGGGCGGCGCGGCGGTCGTCGTAGAGCGCGAAACAGGTGGAACCTGACCCCGACATCCGCACGACGCGGTGGCCCACGGTGGCGCCGAGCACGTCCACCGCGTCGCCGATGGCGGGCGCGATCGACAGAGCCGCGGCCTGCATGTCGTTGCGGCCGCCGCGCACGAGATCGACGAAGCCGGGGTGGTCGAGCCCGTCATGCGGCAGGGGATGCTCGCCGAGGTCGCGCGACTCGCCGGGCGCGAAGCCCATGGCCTTGAACACGGCGGGGGTCGGCACGTGGACGCGCGGGTTGGCCAGCACGGCGTAGAGCGGGCGCGCCATCAGCGGCGTGCCGAGACGGTCGCCGGTGCCCGCCATCATGCGCGAGCGCGGATGGACGCAGACCGGCACGTCCGACCCCGTGTCGCAGGCGGCGGCGTGGACGCGCTCGTCGTCGATGCTGAGGCCGTTGGCGCGCGCGAGCAGGCGCAGCGCCGCCGCGGCATCCGACGACCCCCCGCCGATGCCGGCCCCCACGGGCAGGCGCTTCAGGAGCCGGAAGGCGCCGAGCCGTAGGCCCGGCACGCGCTCGGCGAGCGCACGGGCGGCCTTGAGCACGAGGTTGCCGTCCGCGTCGCCGGCGTCCGTGGCGGTCGGCCCCGACACGACGAGGCCGAGCGGCGCGCCGGGATCGAGCGCGAGGACGTCCGCGACGCCGGCGAAGATCACCAGGCTCTCGAGGTCGTGAAAGCCGTCGTCGCGCCGCCGCACGACGTGGAGCGTCAGGTTGATCTTGGCCGGGGCGCGGGTCAGGAACTGCATGCGGCTGCATGGCCCGAAGGCGTCGGGTGGGTCAAGGAGACGCGGGACGCCGTCCCGCGCCGCGGAAGAGCCTCACCGCAGCACGTTGTCGGGCTGCTGGCGTTCGAGCGCCCGGCCGTAACGGCGCAGGGCGTGCGCCTCCGTCATCGTGCCCACCACGCGCCGCGTCGCCTCGTGGTCCACCACCACCAGGGCGTCGGCCTCGCCCTTCTCGAACAGGTCGAGCGCCTCGCGCACCGTCATCCAGGGCAGCAGCACGCGGTCGGCGAAGCGGCTCAGCGACGACACGGGGTCCCCGCCGCGGTCGAGCGGCGCCGTGTGAAGGTCGTCGAGCATCACCAGCCCCGCGTAGCGGCCGGCGCCGTCGACCACGGCCAGCTGTTTGGCGGAGCCGAGCGGGAAGGCGAGCCGGGCCTCGCGGAGAGTGAGGTCGTGCGCCGCCGTGCGCACGTTCGCCTGCATGAGCGACTTGACCGACAGGTCCCGCATCCAGCCCACGTCGTGCGGGCCGCGGATGGCCTCCCCGCGCAGGTGGAAGCGCCAGGTCGCGAAGGAATAGCCGAACAGCTCCCGCACGATCAGCGACGACACCACGGCGCCGATCAGCGCCGCGATCGTGATGGGGAAGTTGCCGGTGGTCTCCAGCGCCAGCGCCGTCATGGTGACGGGCGCACCGATCACGCCGGTGCCGAGGGCCGCCATGCCGGTCAGCGCCGCGACATCTGGATCGAAGGCGAGGTCCGGGTAGAGGACGAAACCGACGTCGTGGTAGAGGCGCCCGACCAGCGCGCCGATCAGCAGCGAGGCGTAGAACAGGCCGCCGCGGAAGCCCGAGCCGAGCGACACCGCCGAGGCCGCCCCCTTCAGCGCGATGATGCCCAGGATGGTGAGCGGCGCCAGCGAGGCCACGAGGTCGATCGACATGGCGCCGTGTCCGGCCCCGAGCACCTGCGGGGTCAGCAGCCCCATGCCGCCCACCACGAGGCCGCCGACGGGCATGCGCCAGGGCGCCGGCACCTTCAGCCGGCGGAACAGGGTCTCGCTGCCCGCCACGGCCACCATCAGCAGGATACCGGCGAAGCCGCAGAGCACCCCGATGGCGACGACGTGGCCGAGGTCGCCCGCCCCCAGGGTCGCGAGCGATCCGGGGCGGATCAGGAAATGGCCCTCGT is drawn from Lichenibacterium dinghuense and contains these coding sequences:
- a CDS encoding chloride channel protein; protein product: MSNPQQTIAGRQLPIWLRTFVRTREAGLVLAALVIGVAAGGLVALVGSTVQAMHELLFALPHGQRLSAAAHLIGWRTLLVPVLGGLALTALSRYARRLSGRLADAIEANALFGGRLSLTGSLLVTVQTVVSCGTGGSVGLEAGYAQISAAIASRLGLALATRRGDLRLLVACGAAGAIAAAFGAPLAGAFYGFEVVLGTYTVSALAPVAASALVASQVAHSFDEGHFLIRPGSLATLGAGDLGHVVAIGVLCGFAGILLMVAVAGSETLFRRLKVPAPWRMPVGGLVVGGMGLLTPQVLGAGHGAMSIDLVASLAPLTILGIIALKGAASAVSLGSGFRGGLFYASLLIGALVGRLYHDVGFVLYPDLAFDPDVAALTGMAALGTGVIGAPVTMTALALETTGNFPITIAALIGAVVSSLIVRELFGYSFATWRFHLRGEAIRGPHDVGWMRDLSVKSLMQANVRTAAHDLTLREARLAFPLGSAKQLAVVDGAGRYAGLVMLDDLHTAPLDRGGDPVSSLSRFADRVLLPWMTVREALDLFEKGEADALVVVDHEATRRVVGTMTEAHALRRYGRALERQQPDNVLR
- a CDS encoding SpoVR family protein — protein: MTATSGGPLLFEGSDWTYETLQRINDACAEIAHGELGLRTYPNQIEIITTEQMLDAYSSVGMPLFYGHWSFGKSFAHHEASYRKGLRGLAYEIVINSDPCISYIMEENSATMQTLVIAHAAFGHNHFFKNNYLFKQWTQAEGIVGYLDFAKTFIADCEERYGAIAVERVLDAAHALQSHGVHRYPRKRKPDLASEQRRERERREHQEQIFNDLWRTVPEKEKAKGANLSDERRKALLELPQENILYFLEKTAPRLAPWQREIIRIVRLIAQYFYPQGQTKLMNEGCATYCHYQIMGRLYETGQISEGSYLEFLGSHTNVVMQPEYDDKRFSGINPYALGFAMMQDIERIVTKPEDEDREWFPDIAGRGDPYAVLADVWANYRDESFVSQFLSPNLMRRWRLFHVQDGGDPKKDLKVAAIHDERGYRGLRRALSRHYDVAWQDPDIQVVDVDLAGDRRLMLQHSVLNGVLMSERETREVLQHLADLWGYDVHLKEVDAAAGKVLKEHSASARATFLQGH
- a CDS encoding PrkA family serine protein kinase, whose amino-acid sequence is MDDLFTSFTRSYDARRAADMSLADYLQGCRSDPMMYASAPERILAAIGAPEMVDTAKDPRLGRIFMNRTVRLYPAFSEFYGMEETIERIVSFFRHAAQGLEERKQILYLLGPVGGGKSSLAERLKALIEHHPVYVLKAGNDLSPVFESPLGLFDPETMGEQIEDRYGIPRRRLTGLMSPWALKRLDEFNGDITRFKVVKINPSRLRQIALAKTEPGDENNQDISSLVGKVDIRKLESLSQADPDAYSYSGGLNRANQGMLEFVEMFKAPIKMLHPLLTATQEGNYVGTENIGAIPFTGIIMAHSNEAEWQTFRQNKNNEAFIDRIYVIKVPYCLRVSEEKSIYDKLIRSSELADAPCAPGTLDMLARFSVLSRLREHENSNTYSKMRVYDGESLREVDPRARSMQEYRDAAGVDEGMDGISTRFAFKVLAATFNHDTTEVVADPVHLMYVLEQSIRREQLPDDVEKRYREFIKADLAPRYAEFIGHEIQKAYLESYHDYGQNLFDRYVDYADAWIEDQDFKDPDTGQLLNRELLNQELTKIEKPAGIANPKDFRNEVVKFSLRARAHNAGRNPSWTSYEKLRDVIERRMFSQVEELLPVISFTSKRDSETEKKHGEFVQRMVERGYTERQVRRLVEWYMRHKKAG
- a CDS encoding YeaH/YhbH family protein, whose translation is MHIVDRRLNGSGKSLANRQRFLRRAKSLVRQAVRNSSKDRSIKDLDQGGEVSIPLDGVREPRLRRSSKGGVREGLFPGNKKFIEGDTIPRDPSGGGGRGNEGAEDGSGEDDFRFVLSREEYLDLFFDDLELPDLAKKKLATTESQSLARAGYSTAGSPANMSLSRTMRNSLSRRIALRRPKGEDLKALEAEVEALAESGLEPERLEVLRAELALLQDRTRRVSFVDPIDIRYRRFNPVPKPVAQAVMFCLMDTSASMTEHMKDLAKRFFSLLYIFLKRRYKNVDIVFIRHTHEAKEVDEETFFSSPETGGTVVSSALDEMIRVVEARYPPGDWNIYTAQASDGDNSSGDTERTATTLRDGVLPLCQYFAYLEVGRENETPHMGFVQRQTELWRTYEAVAKAGSDFAMCKVRHRAEIYPVFRKLFERKDKAAAGGTGRAAAKGATA
- a CDS encoding 4-(cytidine 5'-diphospho)-2-C-methyl-D-erythritol kinase → MQFLTRAPAKINLTLHVVRRRDDGFHDLESLVIFAGVADVLALDPGAPLGLVVSGPTATDAGDADGNLVLKAARALAERVPGLRLGAFRLLKRLPVGAGIGGGSSDAAAALRLLARANGLSIDDERVHAAACDTGSDVPVCVHPRSRMMAGTGDRLGTPLMARPLYAVLANPRVHVPTPAVFKAMGFAPGESRDLGEHPLPHDGLDHPGFVDLVRGGRNDMQAAALSIAPAIGDAVDVLGATVGHRVVRMSGSGSTCFALYDDRRAARAAAARVAEARPDWWVKATALR